One Planctomycetaceae bacterium genomic window carries:
- a CDS encoding carbon storage regulator: MLVMSRRQDEKVVFPGLGIVVTLLGVRGNTARLGVDAPRDVKILREEVADRCPPPHSVRQDQHAIRNVLNSVNLFAMVYQKQMDAGLTDDAATTFIKLVDYLEKQTQSGRVDFTVESESAEPVSGRVMVVEDDDDQRELLTSLLAMQGLDVAAHDNGRTALDELRRGNSPNVVLLDWAMPQFGGEWLVPKIRGEFGSQSPKLFVLSGTESVRTAQREGVDAWLGKPLNQEALLARIRAACPVA, translated from the coding sequence ATGCTTGTGATGTCGCGCCGTCAGGATGAAAAGGTTGTCTTCCCCGGTCTCGGAATCGTCGTCACACTGCTGGGAGTTCGCGGCAACACGGCTCGACTGGGAGTCGACGCACCTCGGGATGTCAAGATCCTGAGAGAAGAGGTTGCTGACCGGTGCCCGCCACCGCATTCGGTTCGTCAGGACCAGCATGCAATTCGCAACGTGCTGAATTCCGTCAATCTGTTCGCGATGGTCTATCAGAAACAGATGGACGCGGGCCTGACCGACGATGCTGCGACAACGTTCATCAAACTGGTGGACTATCTGGAAAAGCAGACACAGTCCGGCCGTGTTGACTTCACCGTTGAGTCGGAAAGTGCCGAACCGGTTTCCGGGCGAGTGATGGTTGTCGAAGACGACGACGACCAGCGAGAACTTTTGACAAGCCTGCTGGCAATGCAGGGGCTTGACGTCGCCGCTCACGACAACGGCCGCACGGCCCTGGACGAACTCCGCCGCGGAAACTCACCCAACGTCGTCTTGCTCGACTGGGCTATGCCGCAGTTCGGCGGCGAATGGCTGGTTCCGAAAATCCGCGGTGAATTCGGCAGCCAGTCGCCCAAACTGTTCGTTCTGAGCGGAACCGAATCCGTTAGAACCGCGCAGCGCGAAGGCGTCGACGCCTGGCTCGGCAAGCCGCTCAATCAGGAAGCGCTGCTGGCCAGAATCCGCGCCGCGTGCCCTGTTGCCTGA
- a CDS encoding glycosyltransferase family 4 protein, whose protein sequence is MHTSNRCGRPMVLHTRVVTGTGGGPEKTILNSPRFLADYGLESACLFMRPPHDPGFATLQAKAGEAGAEIIGMDDRGPLDFNVIRQAVKICRERQVSVWHAHDYKSNALGLLVRRFHRMHLVTTAHGWVRFTSRTPLYYKIDRFCMKRYQQVICVSQDLLDTCLDSGIPSDRLRLVDNAIVESDYDTSPPRLSERARFGFGSDQVLLGAVGRLSEEKGFHHLIDAVSRMVTDGQAVGLLIAGEGHLKEALQRQIDELDLQNHVKLVGYLSDPRVLYRAIDVFVLSSLREGLPNVVLEAMATQRAVVATRVNGIPRLIDDGTNGIVVAPDRREALYDGIQRCLNDDCLRHRLAEEGRRTVEQRFSFKKRMQKIVDVYRTLDPSLSAITKHDSHSVQPAADLQDSYS, encoded by the coding sequence ATGCACACATCAAACAGATGCGGCCGACCGATGGTCCTGCACACTCGCGTTGTCACGGGAACCGGCGGAGGTCCGGAAAAGACAATTCTGAATTCTCCGCGGTTCCTGGCCGACTACGGCCTGGAGTCAGCCTGTCTGTTCATGCGGCCGCCGCACGATCCCGGCTTCGCTACGCTGCAGGCGAAGGCCGGTGAAGCGGGTGCGGAAATCATCGGCATGGATGATCGCGGTCCGCTGGATTTCAACGTGATTCGCCAGGCCGTGAAAATCTGCCGCGAGCGACAGGTCTCCGTCTGGCACGCTCACGATTACAAAAGCAACGCCCTGGGACTGCTGGTTCGCCGGTTTCATCGCATGCATCTGGTCACGACCGCTCACGGCTGGGTGCGGTTCACGTCGCGAACGCCGCTGTACTATAAGATCGATCGCTTCTGCATGAAGCGGTATCAGCAGGTGATCTGCGTGTCTCAGGACCTGCTGGACACGTGCCTGGACAGCGGCATTCCGTCCGACCGGCTGCGGCTGGTCGACAATGCGATCGTGGAATCCGACTACGACACGTCGCCTCCGCGGCTCAGCGAACGGGCTCGCTTCGGCTTCGGCAGCGACCAGGTTCTGCTGGGAGCCGTCGGCCGGCTGTCCGAAGAAAAGGGCTTTCATCATCTGATCGATGCCGTCAGCCGGATGGTGACCGACGGCCAGGCGGTCGGACTGCTGATCGCCGGCGAAGGACATCTGAAGGAAGCCCTGCAGCGGCAGATTGATGAACTGGACCTTCAGAATCATGTGAAGTTGGTGGGTTATCTCAGCGACCCCCGCGTGCTGTACCGAGCCATCGACGTGTTCGTTCTGAGCAGTCTTCGGGAAGGACTGCCGAACGTTGTTCTGGAAGCGATGGCGACGCAGCGAGCGGTCGTGGCGACGCGAGTCAACGGCATCCCGCGATTGATCGACGACGGTACAAACGGAATCGTTGTCGCGCCCGACCGTCGTGAAGCACTCTACGACGGCATTCAGCGCTGCCTGAACGATGACTGTCTGCGCCACCGGCTGGCCGAAGAAGGACGCCGAACAGTCGAACAGCGATTCTCGTTCAAAAAACGCATGCAGAAGATCGTCGACGTTTACCGGACGCTCGACCCAAGTCTCTCAGCAATCACGAAACACGATTCGCACAGCGTTCAACCGGCGGCAGATCTGCAGGATTCCTACTCATGA
- a CDS encoding FemAB family PEP-CTERM system-associated protein, whose translation MRAEWGRIFQTSLQHEPYFLWAEQHRKIVGVLPLMFISGPIFGRFLTSQPYLNTGGVLADSDEIAGRLIDAAVSLADTLDVKRLELRHERSVPHPAWNATSTEKVHMRLRLPSTSDELWTTLKSKVRSQIKKPLNDSSLQTEFGRDDQLRTFYNIFCRNMRDLGTPPFSRRLFEYMLDEFGDAAEICTVRYQGRPVASGFLLHGPGVTLIPSASSLREFNHTSANMLMYWHVLKRAIERGQSTFDFGRSSVDSGTWKFKKQWGSEEFPAVWQFYNRRGTVSDMRPGSGKYDRLIGVWQKLPVWVTRLIGPPIVRGIP comes from the coding sequence CTGCGAGCCGAATGGGGCCGCATCTTTCAGACCAGCCTGCAGCATGAACCCTATTTTCTGTGGGCCGAACAGCACCGGAAGATTGTCGGTGTTCTGCCGCTGATGTTCATTTCCGGGCCGATCTTCGGACGGTTTCTGACAAGTCAGCCGTATCTGAATACCGGAGGCGTTCTGGCGGATTCCGATGAGATCGCCGGCAGGCTGATCGACGCGGCCGTGTCTCTGGCGGACACGCTGGACGTGAAACGTCTGGAACTGCGGCACGAACGCAGCGTTCCTCATCCGGCATGGAATGCGACCAGCACGGAGAAAGTCCACATGCGGCTCCGGCTGCCGTCGACCAGCGATGAACTCTGGACAACGCTGAAATCGAAAGTCCGCAGCCAGATCAAAAAGCCGCTGAACGATTCGTCGCTGCAAACAGAATTCGGCCGCGACGATCAGCTTCGCACGTTTTACAACATCTTCTGCCGCAACATGCGCGACCTGGGAACTCCGCCGTTTTCCAGACGGCTGTTTGAGTACATGCTGGACGAATTCGGTGACGCGGCGGAGATCTGCACGGTTCGATACCAGGGCAGGCCGGTGGCGTCCGGGTTCCTGCTGCACGGTCCCGGCGTCACGCTGATTCCCAGCGCCAGCTCGTTGAGAGAATTCAACCACACCAGCGCCAACATGCTGATGTACTGGCACGTGCTGAAGCGAGCGATCGAACGAGGCCAGTCGACTTTCGACTTCGGCCGCAGTTCCGTCGACAGCGGGACGTGGAAGTTCAAGAAGCAGTGGGGATCGGAAGAGTTTCCCGCTGTGTGGCAGTTCTACAATCGCCGCGGCACCGTCAGCGACATGCGCCCCGGCAGCGGAAAGTACGATCGACTGATCGGAGTCTGGCAGAAGCTGCCCGTCTGGGTCACTCGCCTGATCGGCCCGCCAATCGTCCGCGGCATTCCATAG
- a CDS encoding glycosyltransferase codes for MIQSVNSEKPKLPDADTRPTVCHVIHALGVGGAEVLVDQMVRRLSGDYRCVVAVLDAVGQIGAQLRADGFVVEHLRRQSGIDVRCAARLNAFVKREGVDLLHAHQCTPFFQAMLSRGATGTTPVLLTEHGRHFPDNPSRKSRLVNRLLLRRCDRLFGCGKSVQQALIDNEGLPAGRVGVIYNGVDLEALAAASSDARPRIRREFGFRDDDFVAVQVARLHELKDHRTALEAINIAKRSVPTIRLLLVGAGDERSAIEGRIFDLGLANHVKLAGSRNDVRDLLAASDAFLMSSISEGIPLTIIEAMAAGLPVVSTAVGGIPEMIADELSGFLAGPGDAPGLARGLVRLAEDPQLRKRLIENGRHRAHEQFSLTSMLDNYRRVYQEMLEPRRTVSKPRRRPASNVAEPVTPARAEQPRRRAERKPVVEQSPASLVVFSDDWGRHPSSCQHLIRQLLPKYKVLWVNTIGTRAPRLDLVTVRRVAEKLAQWRRRTATSGGDSSAGDSSTGGSAGDEAAHGNLATHCNLQVVNPRMWPWFGRPFDRALNRRLLTKQLAPLIRQLPQPVHAVTTIPITADLPESLPVSHWTYYCVDDFAVWPGLDGDTLRRMDAEMIRHADSILAVSETLRNAIAQHGRSATLLTHGVDLAHWQQTGDDLKESAIPKDVRRPLAVFWGMVDRRLDSDMLKRLSQWLSEGTIVLMGPQQDPDPAILELRNVMSLPAQSFQSLPRIAHDADVLIMPYADLPVTRAMQPLKLKEYMATGKPVVVSRLPAVGEWSDCIDIAQTAEEFASAVQLRSITGLPAEQLHARERLVDESWAAKSEVFERILTANRSGRDETAPAEGRV; via the coding sequence ATGATTCAGTCAGTCAACAGCGAAAAACCAAAACTCCCGGATGCTGACACGCGCCCGACCGTGTGCCACGTGATTCATGCGCTGGGAGTCGGCGGCGCAGAAGTGCTGGTCGACCAGATGGTTCGGCGGTTGTCCGGCGACTATCGCTGCGTCGTCGCGGTGCTGGATGCAGTCGGTCAGATCGGCGCTCAGTTGCGAGCCGACGGATTCGTCGTGGAACACCTGCGGCGGCAATCGGGAATCGACGTTCGCTGCGCGGCGCGGCTGAACGCGTTCGTGAAGCGGGAAGGCGTGGATCTGCTGCACGCCCATCAATGCACACCGTTCTTTCAGGCGATGCTGAGCCGTGGAGCAACCGGCACGACTCCCGTGCTGCTGACGGAACACGGCCGGCACTTCCCGGATAATCCCAGCCGCAAAAGCCGCCTGGTCAATCGACTGCTGCTGCGCCGCTGCGATCGGCTGTTCGGCTGTGGGAAATCCGTCCAGCAGGCTCTGATCGACAACGAAGGACTGCCGGCGGGCCGCGTCGGCGTGATCTATAACGGAGTCGATCTGGAGGCGCTGGCCGCAGCTTCCTCGGACGCCCGGCCGCGAATTCGGCGGGAATTCGGATTTCGCGATGACGATTTTGTGGCTGTCCAGGTTGCTCGCCTGCACGAGCTGAAGGACCACCGGACGGCTCTGGAAGCGATCAACATCGCGAAGCGTTCCGTCCCGACAATCCGGCTGTTGCTGGTGGGAGCCGGCGACGAACGCAGCGCCATCGAAGGTCGCATCTTCGATCTCGGTCTGGCAAATCACGTGAAGCTGGCCGGAAGCCGAAACGATGTTCGCGACCTGCTGGCCGCGTCGGATGCGTTTTTGATGAGCAGCATCAGCGAAGGAATTCCGCTGACGATCATTGAAGCGATGGCCGCCGGACTGCCCGTGGTGTCGACGGCGGTCGGCGGTATTCCGGAAATGATTGCCGACGAACTGTCCGGATTTCTGGCAGGTCCCGGAGACGCACCGGGGCTGGCTCGCGGTCTGGTGCGCCTGGCCGAAGATCCACAGCTTCGAAAACGACTGATCGAAAACGGCCGCCACCGTGCTCATGAACAGTTTTCGCTGACCAGCATGCTGGACAATTACCGTCGCGTGTATCAGGAAATGCTGGAACCGCGTCGTACCGTTTCGAAGCCTCGTCGCCGCCCGGCATCGAACGTTGCAGAACCGGTCACGCCGGCCCGCGCGGAGCAACCTCGTCGACGCGCGGAACGGAAGCCGGTCGTCGAGCAATCGCCCGCGTCGCTGGTTGTGTTTTCCGACGACTGGGGACGACACCCGTCTTCGTGCCAGCACCTCATTCGTCAACTGCTGCCCAAGTACAAGGTGCTGTGGGTCAACACGATCGGAACTCGCGCGCCGCGGCTGGATCTGGTGACCGTTCGGCGCGTCGCGGAAAAGCTGGCTCAATGGCGACGGCGAACTGCGACGTCGGGCGGTGATTCGTCCGCCGGTGATTCGTCCACCGGTGGTTCGGCCGGCGACGAGGCGGCTCACGGCAATCTCGCGACTCACTGCAATCTGCAGGTCGTTAATCCTCGCATGTGGCCGTGGTTCGGCCGGCCGTTCGACCGTGCCCTGAACCGCCGGCTGCTGACGAAGCAACTGGCGCCGCTGATTCGACAACTGCCGCAGCCGGTTCACGCGGTCACGACGATCCCGATCACGGCCGACCTGCCGGAATCGCTGCCGGTGAGTCACTGGACGTACTACTGCGTCGACGATTTCGCCGTCTGGCCGGGCCTTGACGGCGACACTCTGCGACGAATGGACGCCGAAATGATCCGGCACGCCGATTCCATCCTGGCGGTCAGTGAAACTCTGCGAAACGCCATCGCACAACATGGACGCTCGGCAACGCTGCTGACGCACGGAGTCGACCTGGCCCACTGGCAGCAAACCGGCGACGATCTGAAGGAATCCGCCATTCCCAAAGATGTGCGACGCCCGCTGGCTGTGTTCTGGGGAATGGTGGACCGGCGACTGGATTCCGACATGCTGAAGCGTCTGTCGCAGTGGCTGTCGGAAGGCACCATCGTGCTGATGGGGCCTCAGCAGGATCCTGACCCGGCGATTCTGGAACTTCGCAACGTGATGTCGCTGCCCGCGCAGTCGTTTCAGTCGCTGCCGCGGATTGCTCACGACGCGGATGTGCTGATCATGCCGTACGCGGATCTGCCGGTGACGCGCGCCATGCAGCCGCTGAAACTGAAGGAATACATGGCCACCGGCAAACCGGTTGTCGTCAGCCGACTGCCGGCCGTCGGCGAATGGAGCGACTGCATCGACATCGCACAGACCGCCGAAGAATTTGCGTCGGCCGTTCAGCTTCGATCCATCACCGGTCTGCCCGCCGAACAGCTCCACGCGCGCGAACGACTGGTCGACGAAAGCTGGGCCGCCAAATCGGAAGTCTTTGAACGGATCCTCACGGCGAATCGTTCCGGACGCGACGAAACCGCCCCGGCGGAAGGCAGAGTCTGA
- the asnB gene encoding asparagine synthase (glutamine-hydrolyzing) has translation MCGIAGVLYADIRHSADRSALQAMGDAIAHRGPDGEGYFRAGNVGLVHRRLAIIDLAGGDQPIANEDESVQVVFNGEIYNYPELRRQLELRGHRFRTNSDTEVLVHLYEDHGRNLVTRLRGMFAFALWDAANRKLLLARDHVGQKPLYVYRDGEKLLFASELKAILAHDNVDRSIAAEAVEDYLTFGVIPGERSIFRAVRRLPAAHTLLVNADSLNNAPERYWQLRFDNEAERTDEQWKECIDAKIRESVKAHLIADVPVGAFLSGGLDSSAIVATLADVVSEPLQTFSIGFQEKQYSELPYADAVARHFGTRHTEQIVTPEAVRDLDQFVHFYDEPFADASAIPSLAVARMASQHVKVVLSGDGGDEAFGGYARYGHDLQEAAIRNALPRWFRQSVLSAFAAVWPKADWLPRPLRLQTLLQNLSAEPAVAYANTLSACRKSLRSQLLNSEFAGIVAGHRPEDAVAAAFRQGHRDALSGMLAADTAILLPDDFLLKVDRASMAFGLEVRPPLIDYQLLELAASMPSRLKVRNGSKKWIVKELFESRLPPKLAHRRKQGFELPIDEWLRGPLKDQVHQVVLNPRAPISEFINTQTAAALYRRHCRKTGRFGQVLWSLLVLGRWLDRYGSPPTEVSPPGRLRRTPDRSPAAVAIE, from the coding sequence ATGTGCGGCATTGCCGGAGTTCTCTACGCTGACATCCGTCATTCCGCGGACAGATCCGCGCTGCAGGCGATGGGAGACGCGATTGCGCACCGCGGCCCGGACGGAGAAGGGTACTTCCGCGCAGGCAACGTCGGCCTGGTCCATCGCCGCCTGGCAATCATCGACCTGGCCGGAGGCGATCAGCCGATTGCCAACGAAGACGAATCCGTGCAGGTTGTCTTCAATGGCGAAATCTACAACTACCCGGAACTCCGGCGGCAGCTTGAACTTCGCGGGCACCGGTTTCGCACAAATTCCGATACCGAGGTGCTGGTACATTTGTACGAAGACCACGGCCGCAATTTGGTCACGCGGCTGCGCGGGATGTTTGCGTTCGCTCTGTGGGACGCGGCCAACCGAAAACTGCTGCTGGCTCGCGACCACGTCGGACAGAAGCCGCTGTACGTGTATCGCGACGGCGAAAAGCTGCTGTTCGCGTCGGAACTCAAGGCAATACTGGCTCACGACAACGTCGATCGATCCATCGCCGCGGAAGCCGTGGAAGACTACCTGACATTCGGCGTGATTCCCGGCGAACGAAGCATCTTTCGCGCGGTGCGGCGGCTCCCGGCGGCTCACACGCTGCTGGTCAACGCGGACTCACTGAACAACGCTCCCGAACGTTACTGGCAGCTTCGGTTCGACAACGAAGCCGAACGTACCGACGAACAATGGAAGGAATGCATCGACGCGAAGATTCGCGAAAGCGTGAAGGCTCACCTGATCGCGGACGTGCCTGTCGGAGCGTTCCTGAGCGGCGGGCTGGACAGCAGTGCCATCGTCGCGACTCTGGCGGATGTCGTGTCGGAACCGCTGCAGACGTTTTCGATCGGCTTTCAGGAAAAGCAATACAGCGAACTTCCGTACGCCGACGCTGTTGCTCGACACTTCGGCACCCGGCACACGGAACAGATCGTCACGCCGGAAGCTGTCCGGGATCTGGACCAGTTTGTTCACTTCTATGACGAACCGTTCGCGGACGCGTCCGCCATTCCGTCGCTGGCGGTGGCTCGCATGGCTTCGCAGCATGTCAAGGTGGTCCTGTCCGGCGACGGCGGAGACGAAGCGTTTGGCGGCTATGCCCGGTACGGACACGATCTGCAGGAAGCGGCCATTCGAAACGCGCTGCCGCGCTGGTTTCGACAAAGCGTGCTGTCGGCGTTTGCCGCTGTCTGGCCGAAGGCTGACTGGTTGCCGCGACCTCTGCGGCTGCAGACTCTGCTGCAGAATCTTTCCGCTGAACCTGCCGTCGCGTATGCCAATACATTGTCGGCGTGCCGAAAGTCGCTGCGAAGTCAGTTGCTGAATTCTGAGTTCGCCGGAATCGTTGCCGGGCACCGGCCGGAAGACGCGGTCGCTGCGGCGTTTCGTCAGGGTCACCGCGATGCCCTGAGCGGAATGCTGGCCGCGGACACCGCGATTCTGTTGCCCGACGATTTCCTGCTGAAGGTGGATCGTGCCAGCATGGCGTTTGGCCTGGAGGTGCGGCCTCCGCTGATTGATTACCAACTGCTGGAACTGGCGGCGTCAATGCCTTCGCGCCTGAAGGTGCGGAACGGTTCGAAGAAGTGGATCGTGAAGGAACTTTTTGAATCGCGGCTGCCGCCGAAGCTGGCCCATCGACGAAAGCAGGGCTTCGAACTGCCGATCGACGAATGGCTGCGAGGCCCGCTGAAGGATCAGGTGCATCAAGTCGTCCTGAATCCCCGGGCACCGATTTCGGAATTCATCAACACACAAACCGCAGCGGCTTTGTATCGGCGGCACTGCCGCAAAACCGGACGCTTCGGCCAGGTGCTGTGGTCGCTGCTGGTGCTCGGACGCTGGCTGGATCGTTACGGAAGTCCGCCGACGGAAGTTTCGCCGCCCGGTCGGCTTCGACGAACTCCGGATCGCAGCCCCGCCGCTGTCGCAATCGAATGA